A single genomic interval of Roseomonas aeriglobus harbors:
- a CDS encoding PDZ domain-containing protein: MILRRFDLTPYRQRIVLNVFTGAVVVSVAFALAGLTWRLGGHADVGAITVPPMRTAPPVPDLGPTLALAPFGRAGADADSATPTTLQLTLKGIVFARPAELSIAYIQSGSDAMKPFKVGEAVGGATISAIQINRVILNNGGRSEFLAFPDPFATPGATPAAGAAPAAPAGNAVTAAAPPAPTSPTPEAMLQRLGATPTEGGYRIGAGAPAGLQQGDVIQQLNGSPLTSPDAARAAIAGAQASGTAQIQILRNGRSVTVTVPMR; this comes from the coding sequence ATGATCCTCCGCCGGTTCGACCTTACCCCCTATCGCCAGCGAATCGTGCTGAACGTGTTCACCGGCGCGGTGGTCGTGTCGGTCGCCTTCGCGCTCGCCGGCCTGACATGGCGGCTGGGCGGTCATGCCGATGTCGGGGCGATCACCGTGCCGCCGATGCGCACGGCGCCGCCGGTGCCGGATCTTGGCCCCACGCTCGCACTGGCGCCCTTCGGCCGCGCCGGGGCGGATGCCGACAGTGCGACGCCGACGACGCTGCAACTGACGTTGAAGGGCATCGTCTTCGCGCGTCCCGCCGAGCTGTCGATCGCCTATATCCAGTCGGGCAGCGACGCGATGAAACCCTTCAAGGTCGGCGAGGCCGTCGGCGGTGCGACGATCAGCGCCATTCAAATCAACCGCGTCATTCTGAACAACGGCGGGCGTAGCGAATTCCTCGCCTTCCCCGACCCCTTCGCGACGCCTGGCGCCACCCCCGCTGCGGGTGCCGCACCGGCCGCACCCGCGGGCAATGCCGTCACTGCCGCCGCCCCGCCCGCGCCGACCAGCCCGACGCCCGAAGCGATGCTCCAGCGGCTCGGCGCGACGCCGACCGAGGGCGGCTATCGCATCGGTGCCGGCGCTCCGGCCGGGCTGCAGCAGGGCGACGTCATCCAGCAGTTGAACGGCAGTCCCCTCACCTCCCCCGACGCCGCGCGTGCGGCGATCGCGGGCGCGCAGGCGAGCGGGACGGCCCAGATCCAGATCTTGCGGAACGGCCGGTCGGTGACCGTGACCGTCCCGATGCGCTAG
- the gspI gene encoding type II secretion system minor pseudopilin GspI: MTHLGGTDTDGFSLIEALVALAVLAVATVGLVGAVEQHIDSTRAMEQRSAAMWVAENRLTELNAGIPAPERVTMLDTNWLVRTVQRATADPAIARVRVDVYAEGQTSPTASLDGFLDTGEPVTQEGRR; encoded by the coding sequence GTGACGCATTTGGGGGGGACCGACACCGACGGCTTCTCGCTGATCGAGGCGCTGGTCGCGCTTGCGGTGCTGGCGGTGGCGACGGTGGGTCTGGTCGGCGCGGTCGAGCAGCATATCGATTCGACCCGCGCGATGGAGCAGCGCTCGGCTGCGATGTGGGTGGCGGAGAATCGGCTGACCGAACTCAACGCCGGCATTCCCGCGCCCGAACGGGTGACGATGCTCGACACCAACTGGCTGGTCCGCACGGTGCAACGGGCCACCGCCGACCCCGCGATCGCCCGCGTCCGGGTCGATGTCTATGCGGAGGGCCAAACCTCGCCGACCGCCTCGCTCGACGGATTCCTCGACACGGGCGAGCCGGTGACGCAAGAGGGGCGGCGATGA
- a CDS encoding prepilin-type N-terminal cleavage/methylation domain-containing protein — protein MTLVEMLIVLAIIGIASGGIALAIGSATRAPSVESEARRFATRLEAAGDDAMLGDRMVALTIDDSGYGFAKVASDGVIPKGTPKLDYHALPGGVAMTLDQPPPLVLGVDGLSKPLTATLVSGDQTWVVRYDGLTSTVTRAGAQPT, from the coding sequence ATGACCCTGGTCGAGATGCTGATCGTCCTCGCGATCATCGGCATCGCCTCGGGCGGGATTGCGTTGGCGATCGGGTCGGCCACCCGCGCGCCGTCGGTCGAATCGGAAGCCCGCCGCTTCGCCACCCGGCTGGAGGCGGCGGGCGATGACGCGATGCTGGGCGACCGGATGGTCGCGCTGACGATCGACGACAGCGGCTATGGCTTTGCCAAAGTCGCGTCGGACGGTGTCATCCCTAAGGGCACGCCGAAACTCGATTACCACGCCCTTCCCGGTGGCGTCGCGATGACGCTCGACCAGCCGCCTCCGCTGGTGCTCGGCGTCGATGGCCTGTCGAAGCCGCTGACCGCGACGCTCGTCAGCGGTGACCAGACCTGGGTCGTGCGCTACGACGGACTGACCTCCACCGTCACCCGCGCCGGAGCGCAGCCGACGTGA
- the gspG gene encoding type II secretion system major pseudopilin GspG encodes MRTLFRQFRDTVAAAARRRKRPNDEGVTLVEMIVVLVIIAVIAGMIVSTGILSRPDQARVTTTTTDMRTISAALKMYRLDNGDYPSTAQGLKALAEKPTTAPIPSNWNPEGYVGQPPKDAWGRDYVYVSPAPGGFSLKSLGKDGAEGGEGLDADIVAGR; translated from the coding sequence ATGCGCACTCTTTTCCGACAGTTTCGTGACACCGTGGCAGCCGCGGCGCGCCGCCGCAAGCGCCCGAACGATGAGGGCGTGACCCTGGTCGAGATGATCGTCGTGCTGGTCATCATTGCGGTCATCGCCGGGATGATCGTCAGCACCGGCATCCTCAGCCGGCCCGACCAGGCCCGCGTGACGACCACGACCACCGACATGCGCACGATCAGCGCGGCGCTGAAGATGTATCGCCTGGACAATGGCGACTATCCGTCGACCGCGCAGGGGCTGAAGGCGCTGGCCGAAAAGCCGACGACCGCCCCGATCCCGAGCAACTGGAACCCCGAAGGCTATGTCGGCCAGCCGCCCAAGGACGCCTGGGGCCGGGATTATGTCTATGTCTCGCCGGCACCGGGCGGATTTTCGCTGAAAAGCCTGGGCAAGGACGGCGCCGAGGGCGGCGAAGGGCTCGATGCGGATATCGTGGCCGGGCGGTGA